In Desulfobacterales bacterium, one genomic interval encodes:
- a CDS encoding xanthine dehydrogenase family protein molybdopterin-binding subunit produces MAKADNRIFEPSGLPIPKTPRPGEPLPHWKETRMVGKAVPRVDAYERVSGSAIFSSDVSLPNMLHGAILRCPHPHARVLQVATDRARRMPGVHAVIDGDTAAANLMWTYAGSGTVVQTKLFDPICRFEGETVAAVAAESPYQARDALRAIETTYEVLPFTADERTALNSGAHRVHPDGNQVGKTDSYTRGDVDQGFAEADVVLEAHYRTACEIHTPLEPHGCVANWEGDRLTLWESSQGVFAVQKTIAEILGIPLSKVRVIGPYMGGAFGSKLQPGKYTLIAALLARMTGRPVRLFLSREETFLAVGNRPPTNMRLKAGVKKDGTLTALDFTCLGSGGAYPAGGALVVDWLIRDLYTCPNVRTEATDVYINAGPARAFRAPGHPQGAWALEQMMDALAETIQMDPLDLRLKNISLFSQARKGAPPYTTTGFKECLLQGAEAFGWRKAGKKVASAEKSKSVRRGIGMAGALWASGDGRPPATILLKLFADGSVNLNMGASDIGTGTKTVMALVVAEELGVALDAIQIEHADTGTTQFATPSGGSKTVPTEAPAVRAAAVNVKQQVLEMAAKDLKVDAADLEYTPGSIISSRDPSRKIDISRISGLRMAGVVVGIGYRAPNPANKVVNPFAAQFCEVEVDTRTGEVRILRFLGAHDSGRVMSRLTYDNQVFGGITMGIGLAMTEARILDEKQTGKMVNCNWLDYKIPTAMDVPVEMVSLPVEIFDDEANSTGAKGLGEPVTIPTAAAVANAIYNATGLRVTESPIDPIQLCRLLAVKRKEA; encoded by the coding sequence GTGGCAAAAGCTGATAACAGGATTTTTGAGCCGTCGGGTCTGCCGATACCGAAAACCCCCCGGCCGGGAGAGCCCCTACCCCACTGGAAAGAAACCCGCATGGTCGGAAAGGCCGTTCCCCGAGTCGATGCCTATGAGCGGGTCAGCGGATCAGCCATCTTTTCTTCAGACGTATCCCTTCCCAATATGCTTCATGGGGCCATACTGCGTTGCCCCCATCCCCATGCTCGGGTGCTGCAGGTCGCTACTGACCGGGCCCGGCGCATGCCCGGCGTACACGCCGTCATTGACGGCGATACCGCTGCGGCGAATCTCATGTGGACCTATGCCGGTTCCGGAACCGTCGTCCAGACGAAACTTTTCGACCCCATTTGCCGGTTCGAGGGAGAGACCGTGGCTGCCGTTGCGGCTGAAAGCCCCTACCAGGCGAGAGACGCCTTAAGAGCGATCGAAACGACTTATGAGGTGTTGCCTTTCACGGCCGATGAGCGGACCGCTCTGAACTCGGGCGCCCATCGGGTTCACCCCGACGGCAACCAGGTCGGAAAGACGGACTCCTACACGCGGGGGGACGTGGATCAAGGGTTTGCCGAAGCCGATGTGGTGCTCGAAGCGCATTACAGAACCGCGTGCGAAATTCACACCCCCCTGGAACCCCATGGGTGCGTGGCCAACTGGGAGGGAGACCGACTGACCCTCTGGGAGTCCAGTCAGGGGGTGTTTGCCGTTCAGAAAACCATCGCCGAAATTCTGGGCATCCCCCTTTCCAAGGTTCGCGTTATCGGCCCGTATATGGGCGGCGCGTTCGGCAGCAAGCTTCAGCCTGGAAAATACACCCTTATCGCGGCCCTCCTGGCCCGCATGACCGGGCGTCCGGTCAGACTATTTTTGAGCCGGGAAGAAACCTTTCTGGCCGTGGGCAACCGTCCGCCCACCAACATGCGCCTTAAGGCCGGCGTCAAAAAGGACGGCACCCTCACCGCGCTGGACTTTACCTGCCTCGGATCGGGCGGCGCTTACCCGGCCGGCGGCGCGCTCGTCGTCGACTGGCTGATCCGCGATCTTTATACCTGCCCCAATGTCCGAACCGAAGCAACCGATGTCTATATCAACGCCGGCCCGGCCCGTGCCTTTCGCGCACCGGGCCATCCTCAAGGGGCCTGGGCCCTCGAACAAATGATGGATGCCCTGGCCGAGACCATTCAAATGGATCCGCTGGACCTACGCCTTAAAAACATTTCGCTTTTCAGCCAAGCCCGCAAAGGCGCCCCCCCCTATACCACTACGGGATTCAAGGAGTGCCTGCTTCAGGGAGCTGAAGCTTTCGGCTGGCGCAAGGCCGGAAAAAAAGTCGCCAGCGCCGAAAAATCTAAATCTGTTCGCAGGGGCATCGGCATGGCAGGCGCCCTCTGGGCCTCCGGCGACGGCAGGCCGCCGGCGACAATCCTTCTCAAGCTTTTCGCAGACGGCAGCGTCAATCTGAACATGGGCGCCAGCGACATCGGAACCGGCACCAAAACAGTGATGGCTTTGGTGGTGGCCGAAGAGTTGGGGGTAGCCCTCGACGCCATTCAGATCGAACACGCGGACACGGGCACCACCCAGTTCGCAACACCGAGCGGCGGCAGCAAGACCGTTCCCACGGAAGCGCCAGCCGTGCGCGCGGCCGCCGTCAACGTCAAACAACAGGTTCTGGAAATGGCGGCAAAGGATCTTAAAGTCGATGCCGCGGATCTCGAATACACCCCGGGAAGCATCATCAGCAGCCGTGATCCGTCCAGGAAAATCGACATTAGCCGAATCTCGGGCCTCAGAATGGCCGGGGTGGTCGTCGGCATCGGTTACCGGGCACCCAATCCCGCCAATAAGGTCGTCAATCCCTTTGCGGCGCAGTTTTGCGAAGTGGAAGTCGATACCCGGACCGGTGAGGTCAGAATACTCCGGTTCCTCGGGGCCCATGACAGCGGCCGGGTCATGAGCCGGCTGACCTATGATAACCAGGTATTCGGCGGCATCACCATGGGAATCGGACTGGCCATGACCGAAGCGCGCATTTTGGATGAAAAACAGACCGGCAAGATGGTTAACTGCAACTGGCTAGACTACAAAATTCCAACGGCCATGGATGTGCCCGTCGAGATGGTGTCTCTTCCCGTTGAAATTTTCGACGATGAGGCCAACAGCACCGGCGCCAAGGGACTGGGCGAGCCCGTCACCATCCCCACGGCGGCGGCCGTTGCAAACGCCATTTACAACGCCACGGGCCTGCGCGTCACCGAAAGCCCCATTGATCCGATTCAGCTCTGCCGGCTGCTGGCAGTCAAGCGAAAGGAAGCATAA
- a CDS encoding cytochrome c3 family protein, giving the protein MQLRIDDMHKEKSRLRIAGSIFVAILMICAVGAHAAVKSSPPGESRADILNIDTLKTFGPLERGPVEFFHDKHTVALEKAGKDCVACHLKETDKDRLSIKFMRLKEDNKKVVMDTYHANCIACHNQMMSAGQETGPIVCAGCHAKEDRAMSSRRPIGLDKSLHFRHEKALEKKCEQCHHVYDEKAKKLIYEKGKEGTCRYCHKEMSEENRISMRLAAHTDCVACHRALQVQHKTAGPVQCGGCHELKQQQKIEVVANPPRMEMKQPDTVFVKTGLKPDDATVRMSPVPFNHQGHEALNDNCRACHHASLTACSECHTIQGKKEGEGVKLAQAMHQKNAMASCIGCHSEKQAAESCAGCHHFMSPTRKGSDAGCLVCHMPGAQAGAPLPSDEKMAAELAGGMLAARTATVSTLPENDIPETVEIKSLADKYKPVILPHRKIVLKLASDIKDNKLANYFHTDPATLCQGCHHNSPLAKKPPLCGSCHGEPFDDRNPFRPGLMAAYHQQCMGCHEEMGIQKPASRDCVSCHKEK; this is encoded by the coding sequence ATGCAGTTAAGGATTGATGACATGCACAAGGAAAAATCGCGACTGAGAATTGCCGGAAGTATTTTTGTTGCCATCCTTATGATTTGCGCGGTCGGCGCTCATGCGGCCGTCAAATCCTCGCCGCCGGGCGAATCGAGGGCCGATATACTCAACATTGACACGCTGAAGACCTTTGGCCCGCTGGAGCGGGGACCGGTCGAGTTCTTCCACGACAAGCATACCGTTGCCCTGGAAAAAGCCGGAAAGGATTGCGTGGCCTGCCATTTGAAGGAGACCGACAAGGACAGGCTCAGCATCAAATTCATGCGCCTGAAGGAGGACAACAAGAAGGTTGTCATGGATACCTATCATGCCAACTGTATCGCTTGTCACAATCAGATGATGAGTGCGGGGCAGGAAACCGGTCCGATCGTTTGCGCCGGTTGCCATGCCAAAGAGGATCGCGCCATGTCCAGCCGCCGACCCATTGGTCTGGATAAATCCCTTCACTTTCGGCATGAAAAGGCGCTCGAAAAGAAGTGTGAGCAATGTCATCATGTCTACGACGAAAAAGCCAAAAAGCTGATCTACGAAAAGGGCAAGGAAGGCACCTGCCGTTACTGTCATAAGGAGATGAGCGAAGAAAACCGAATCTCCATGCGGCTTGCCGCCCATACCGATTGCGTGGCTTGCCATCGTGCGCTTCAGGTTCAGCATAAGACCGCGGGACCTGTGCAGTGCGGCGGTTGTCACGAGCTGAAACAGCAGCAAAAAATAGAGGTTGTGGCCAATCCGCCCCGAATGGAAATGAAGCAACCCGATACCGTATTTGTTAAAACCGGGCTCAAACCGGACGATGCGACGGTAAGAATGAGTCCGGTGCCCTTTAATCATCAGGGCCATGAGGCGTTGAATGATAATTGCCGGGCTTGTCATCATGCCAGCCTGACTGCTTGCAGTGAATGCCACACGATTCAGGGCAAAAAGGAAGGCGAGGGCGTTAAGCTGGCGCAAGCCATGCATCAGAAAAACGCCATGGCAAGTTGTATCGGATGCCATTCAGAAAAACAGGCGGCAGAGAGTTGTGCCGGATGCCATCATTTCATGTCCCCGACCCGAAAAGGATCGGATGCCGGCTGTCTGGTCTGTCACATGCCCGGCGCCCAAGCGGGCGCGCCGCTGCCGTCTGATGAAAAAATGGCGGCTGAGCTTGCCGGCGGCATGCTGGCGGCACGAACCGCCACGGTGTCGACACTGCCTGAAAACGACATTCCCGAAACGGTGGAGATTAAATCGCTGGCCGATAAATATAAGCCGGTGATTTTGCCGCATCGCAAAATCGTTCTCAAGCTTGCATCCGACATCAAGGATAATAAACTGGCAAATTATTTTCATACGGATCCGGCGACGCTCTGCCAAGGGTGCCATCATAACAGTCCGTTGGCGAAAAAACCGCCGCTGTGCGGCAGTTGTCACGGCGAACCGTTCGACGATCGAAATCCGTTTCGACCGGGCTTAATGGCGGCCTACCATCAACAATGCATGGGGTGCCATGAGGAGATGGGAATTCAGAAACCGGCCAGCAGGGATTGTGTATCTTGTCACAAAGAAAAATAG
- a CDS encoding Rrf2 family transcriptional regulator, translating into MLITKKNQYALRAVYELARQQGSGPVKISHIAEAQAIPERFLEVILWQLKKSGFVKSKRGYQGGYVLVPSPDKLTVGDLMRYFQKDVNVTQCMAPIPESKCPFQGDCAFFPMWKKVRDAMYNVFDSTTIQDLLNNQRSDGKYPI; encoded by the coding sequence ATGCTGATTACAAAGAAGAACCAATACGCTTTGCGAGCCGTTTATGAGTTGGCGAGGCAACAGGGATCCGGGCCGGTAAAGATCAGTCATATTGCCGAAGCGCAAGCGATTCCGGAGCGGTTCCTTGAAGTGATTCTCTGGCAGCTCAAAAAAAGTGGTTTTGTCAAATCAAAACGGGGCTATCAAGGGGGGTATGTATTGGTTCCTTCGCCGGACAAGCTGACGGTCGGAGATTTGATGCGGTATTTTCAAAAGGATGTGAATGTCACCCAATGCATGGCGCCGATTCCCGAGTCCAAATGTCCGTTTCAGGGGGATTGTGCGTTTTTTCCGATGTGGAAAAAGGTTAGGGACGCCATGTACAATGTTTTTGATAGTACTACCATTCAAGATTTGTTGAATAACCAACGATCCGACGGTAAATACCCGATTTGA
- a CDS encoding (2Fe-2S)-binding protein → MQEDQNSKDIKGRGLTRRNFLKTMGSSAVAVAASDALTGFSTAAAAAAVPEKAVEIRFAVNGIHRTLVVEPRWTLLYVLREKLGITGPKPGCERGECGACTVLVDGVSRYACLTLAAEMEGRDITTIEGLMEGEHLGPVQQAFAEHDAFQCGYCTPGQIMSAESLLRSNSVPGPDEIREAMSGNLCRCGAYTHIQAAVSRAAALKRGK, encoded by the coding sequence GTGCAAGAGGATCAGAACTCAAAGGACATAAAAGGACGGGGACTCACCCGTCGAAATTTTCTCAAAACCATGGGCAGCAGCGCGGTGGCCGTGGCCGCCTCGGATGCCCTCACCGGATTCAGCACGGCGGCTGCAGCGGCGGCTGTGCCCGAAAAAGCCGTTGAGATCCGTTTTGCAGTCAACGGCATTCACCGTACTCTAGTCGTTGAGCCCAGATGGACGCTGCTCTATGTTTTGCGCGAAAAACTCGGCATCACCGGGCCCAAACCCGGTTGTGAACGCGGTGAGTGCGGCGCCTGCACCGTTCTCGTCGACGGGGTCTCCCGCTATGCCTGCCTGACCCTTGCGGCCGAGATGGAGGGCAGGGACATTACGACCATTGAAGGTCTCATGGAAGGAGAGCATCTGGGGCCGGTTCAGCAGGCCTTTGCCGAGCACGATGCCTTTCAGTGCGGTTACTGCACGCCGGGCCAAATCATGTCCGCAGAAAGTCTGCTGCGCAGCAATTCCGTCCCGGGACCGGACGAGATTCGCGAGGCCATGAGTGGAAATCTCTGCCGTTGCGGCGCCTATACCCATATTCAGGCAGCGGTGTCACGCGCCGCCGCTCTCAAGCGGGGAAAGTGA
- a CDS encoding FAD binding domain-containing protein, whose protein sequence is MLPSFSYVRAESLSDAIDALSQEGARLHAGGTDLVGCLRDGVLNATTVVSLSRLTELQDIRQTADGGLRIGALATIDAVSRSSTVQSGYQALAMAAAAVASPQLRHQGTLGGNLCQKPRCGYYRGDFHCLRKGGDLCYAVDGENARHCIIGGDNCYMVHPSDTATALAALEATVVIAGPKGERRVPVEAFYVSPADDYTKETVLATGEILTEILLPPPPKGHKSTYRKVRARGVWDFALAGVALALLIEKGRVAHCRIVLSGAAPVPFRATAAEAVLTGKVLNDDIIAETARAAMKNAAPMSGNRYKIAMFHSIIEQSLAAMA, encoded by the coding sequence ATGTTGCCCAGTTTTTCCTATGTTCGGGCCGAATCCCTTAGCGACGCCATCGACGCCCTCTCGCAGGAGGGTGCCCGGCTTCATGCCGGCGGCACCGATCTTGTCGGATGCCTTCGGGACGGCGTGTTGAACGCCACCACCGTCGTGAGCCTGTCACGCCTTACGGAACTTCAGGACATTCGGCAAACAGCTGATGGGGGGCTGCGCATCGGCGCCCTTGCGACCATTGATGCCGTTTCACGGTCTTCGACTGTTCAATCCGGCTACCAGGCCCTTGCCATGGCCGCAGCAGCGGTGGCGAGCCCGCAGTTACGCCACCAGGGAACCCTCGGGGGAAACCTCTGCCAAAAACCCCGGTGCGGGTATTACCGGGGCGATTTTCACTGCCTGAGAAAGGGCGGGGACCTCTGCTACGCCGTCGATGGTGAAAACGCCCGTCACTGCATTATCGGCGGCGATAACTGCTATATGGTCCATCCCTCGGATACCGCCACAGCCCTTGCCGCGTTGGAAGCAACCGTCGTGATTGCCGGGCCTAAGGGGGAGCGGCGCGTTCCGGTGGAAGCGTTTTATGTGTCACCCGCCGACGATTACACAAAAGAAACCGTTCTTGCCACGGGTGAGATTCTGACGGAGATTCTCCTGCCGCCGCCCCCGAAGGGTCATAAAAGCACCTACCGAAAGGTTCGGGCGCGCGGTGTCTGGGATTTTGCCCTGGCCGGCGTCGCCCTCGCGCTCTTGATCGAAAAGGGCCGGGTGGCCCACTGCCGAATCGTATTGAGCGGGGCCGCGCCCGTTCCCTTTCGTGCCACAGCGGCAGAGGCAGTTCTCACCGGAAAGGTCCTGAACGATGACATCATCGCTGAAACCGCCCGGGCGGCTATGAAAAATGCGGCCCCCATGTCCGGGAACAGGTACAAGATCGCGATGTTCCACAGCATCATCGAACAGAGCCTTGCCGCGATGGCCTGA
- the nrfD gene encoding NrfD/PsrC family molybdoenzyme membrane anchor subunit — MSENVTTAGKSIWTPFNMIAGSIVIMGLILTVLRFTQGLGAVTNLTDYNPWGIWIGFDLLVGVALAAGGYVTSAACYIFGMKRFHSAVRPAILTGFLGYATVVLALHYDVGRPWRLPYPFIMQRGTTSLLFEVAACVALYLTVLFIEFSPAASEWLGFKRARKIAVRLTLVLTIFGVILSTLHQSSLGALFLIAPSKLHPLWYSTYIPVYFFISSIIAGLSMVIFEGTLSHKAFHDKMDATHLAERDGVVLGFGKAAALVLAGYFIIKVIGLSVDNNWHYLGTGYGLWFLVELIGFVAVPCFMYAVGVRDKNMGLIKFTAAWTVFGIILNRLNVCLIAFNYHLPASERYFPHWMEIGTTVFLVTVLILVFRFIVTRMPIFYEHPEHKDAH, encoded by the coding sequence ATGTCAGAGAATGTGACCACGGCCGGCAAATCCATCTGGACGCCGTTTAACATGATTGCCGGCAGTATCGTTATAATGGGCCTGATCCTCACGGTGCTTCGCTTCACCCAGGGATTGGGCGCGGTGACCAATCTAACCGATTACAACCCGTGGGGAATCTGGATCGGTTTTGACCTGCTCGTCGGGGTCGCCTTGGCGGCAGGCGGTTATGTTACGTCCGCAGCCTGCTATATTTTCGGCATGAAACGCTTTCATTCCGCGGTCAGGCCGGCCATTTTGACTGGGTTTCTCGGGTATGCCACGGTCGTTTTGGCGCTTCACTATGATGTGGGCCGGCCCTGGCGCTTGCCCTATCCGTTTATCATGCAGCGGGGAACCACCTCGCTGCTTTTTGAAGTGGCCGCTTGTGTGGCGCTTTACCTCACGGTGTTGTTTATCGAATTTTCTCCTGCGGCCTCCGAGTGGCTCGGATTCAAGAGGGCGCGAAAAATTGCGGTGAGGCTGACGCTGGTGCTTACCATCTTCGGGGTGATTCTATCGACCTTGCATCAGTCTTCCCTGGGCGCGCTTTTCCTTATCGCCCCTTCCAAGCTGCATCCGCTTTGGTATTCAACCTACATTCCGGTTTACTTTTTTATCTCGAGCATCATCGCCGGGCTGTCCATGGTGATCTTTGAAGGTACCTTGTCGCACAAAGCCTTTCACGATAAAATGGACGCCACCCACCTGGCTGAAAGAGATGGCGTCGTGCTCGGTTTCGGCAAAGCGGCTGCTCTGGTGCTGGCGGGCTATTTCATCATCAAGGTGATCGGCCTCTCTGTGGACAACAACTGGCATTACCTCGGTACCGGATACGGCCTGTGGTTTTTGGTGGAGCTGATCGGCTTTGTGGCGGTGCCGTGTTTTATGTACGCCGTGGGCGTTCGGGATAAGAATATGGGGCTGATCAAATTTACGGCCGCCTGGACCGTTTTCGGTATCATTTTAAACCGGCTGAACGTTTGCCTCATCGCATTTAATTACCATCTGCCGGCCAGTGAGCGGTATTTCCCCCATTGGATGGAGATCGGCACCACGGTCTTTCTGGTGACGGTATTGATTCTTGTGTTTCGGTTTATCGTCACGAGAATGCCCATTTTCTATGAACATCCGGAACATAAGGATGCGCATTGA
- a CDS encoding (Fe-S)-binding protein: MPEGTLCNKQPCTTKEMLDALLADKSGKQYYDEMKQIDVDQQKLWTTIQNTMKSRLKTWLEICAHCGMCADSCFFYLANKKDPEQVPSYKIQSTLGEIVKRKGKVDNEFMHYVMDTAWGKCTCCNRCGTYCPFGIDMGVMFSYLRGLCYSQGFVPWELKIGAGMHRIYQAQMDITSEDWVETCEWMAEEQEEEWPGLEIPIDKENADILYTVNAREPKHYPEDLAEAAILFHLAGENWTVPSVGWEETSLAMFAGDWEACRIQVQSVYDAMKRLNPKRMVVTECGHAYRATVIEGPYWAGIKTGQTPVPSFHYVEWVAEALTTGKIKIDPTKKIKEPVTYQDSCNYIRNAGLKDAARTIMGYIAEDFREMKPNKEHNFCCGGGGGMNGLGRYREQRNMGLKVKRDQILATGAKLVISPCHNCWDAIRDLEEVYHVGIRWSFLKPLLIKMAIVPDHLKPPEEEE, from the coding sequence ATGCCTGAGGGAACTCTTTGCAATAAGCAACCGTGCACGACAAAGGAAATGCTGGATGCGCTTTTGGCGGATAAGAGCGGCAAGCAGTACTACGACGAAATGAAACAGATCGACGTGGACCAGCAAAAACTGTGGACAACCATTCAAAACACCATGAAGTCCCGGCTCAAGACCTGGCTGGAAATCTGCGCGCATTGCGGAATGTGCGCGGACAGCTGCTTTTTCTACCTGGCCAACAAAAAAGACCCGGAGCAGGTGCCCTCCTACAAGATTCAATCCACCCTGGGAGAGATCGTCAAACGCAAGGGCAAGGTTGATAATGAGTTCATGCATTACGTGATGGACACGGCCTGGGGAAAATGCACCTGCTGTAACCGCTGCGGCACCTATTGCCCCTTTGGCATCGATATGGGCGTGATGTTCAGCTACCTGCGCGGGCTATGCTATTCCCAAGGGTTTGTCCCGTGGGAACTTAAAATCGGCGCCGGCATGCATCGCATCTATCAGGCGCAGATGGACATTACCTCGGAGGACTGGGTGGAGACCTGTGAGTGGATGGCCGAGGAGCAGGAAGAAGAATGGCCCGGTCTTGAAATTCCGATTGACAAGGAAAATGCGGACATCCTCTATACGGTAAACGCTCGCGAACCCAAACACTATCCTGAAGATCTAGCCGAGGCTGCCATTTTGTTTCACCTCGCCGGCGAAAACTGGACGGTACCGAGCGTGGGATGGGAAGAGACCAGTCTGGCCATGTTTGCAGGGGACTGGGAAGCCTGCCGGATTCAAGTACAATCCGTTTACGATGCCATGAAGCGCTTAAATCCCAAGCGCATGGTGGTAACCGAGTGCGGCCACGCCTACCGGGCCACGGTGATTGAAGGCCCCTACTGGGCGGGGATTAAAACCGGGCAGACGCCTGTGCCGAGCTTTCATTATGTGGAGTGGGTGGCCGAAGCCCTGACCACCGGAAAGATCAAGATCGATCCCACCAAAAAAATCAAGGAGCCGGTCACTTATCAGGATTCGTGCAATTACATTCGAAATGCGGGCCTCAAGGACGCCGCCCGGACCATCATGGGCTACATTGCCGAGGATTTCCGGGAAATGAAACCCAACAAAGAGCATAATTTCTGCTGCGGCGGCGGCGGCGGCATGAACGGGCTGGGCCGGTATCGGGAACAGCGCAACATGGGCTTAAAGGTCAAACGCGATCAGATTCTGGCGACCGGCGCCAAACTGGTGATATCACCCTGCCATAACTGCTGGGATGCGATTCGGGATCTGGAGGAAGTCTATCATGTCGGGATCAGATGGTCTTTTTTAAAGCCGCTGCTGATTAAAATGGCCATTGTGCCGGATCACTTAAAGCCGCCCGAGGAAGAAGAATAG
- a CDS encoding 4Fe-4S dicluster domain-containing protein: protein MSISRRKFLGWMGAAGASTLVGKTARAAANKQFSGYPDSNGVLFDSVRCIGCRKCEDACNKVNELPAPEKPFNDLTVLDVQRRTHANTFTVVNQYTPPGAKAPVFRKIQCNHCLEPACASACFVQAFKKTESGAVAYDASVCVGCRYCMIACPFEIPAYEYDKAFTPRVVKCTMCQPRIEKGLLPGCVESCPTEALTYGKRKDLLKIARERIHNFPDKYVDYIYGEKEMGGTSWLYLSGVPFKDLGMREDLGTKAAGELTAGALGAVPIVVGLWPVLLTGIYAVTKRKEKIAQEEREAAVANAVNETQAAADKQMMTAQEKAEKEKAAAIEKAVKQALAEAAKAQEEAARAAEKEPEAKDTQDKTEEDA, encoded by the coding sequence ATGAGTATATCAAGGCGAAAGTTTCTCGGATGGATGGGTGCAGCCGGCGCCAGTACCCTTGTGGGGAAAACGGCGCGGGCGGCTGCCAACAAACAATTTTCCGGTTATCCGGACAGTAACGGGGTTCTCTTCGATAGTGTGCGCTGTATCGGATGCCGTAAGTGCGAGGATGCGTGTAATAAGGTCAATGAATTGCCCGCGCCGGAAAAGCCGTTTAACGATTTAACGGTGTTGGATGTACAACGGCGTACCCATGCGAATACCTTTACAGTGGTCAATCAGTACACGCCGCCCGGTGCGAAGGCGCCGGTTTTCAGGAAAATTCAGTGTAATCACTGCTTGGAGCCGGCTTGTGCGTCAGCCTGTTTTGTTCAGGCGTTTAAAAAGACGGAGTCGGGCGCAGTGGCCTATGATGCGTCCGTATGTGTGGGGTGCCGTTATTGCATGATTGCCTGCCCGTTCGAGATTCCGGCCTATGAATACGACAAGGCGTTTACGCCGCGGGTTGTCAAGTGTACCATGTGCCAGCCGCGAATCGAGAAAGGACTCTTGCCGGGCTGCGTGGAGAGCTGTCCCACGGAAGCGTTGACCTATGGAAAGCGCAAGGATTTGCTCAAAATTGCACGCGAGCGGATTCACAATTTCCCGGACAAATATGTCGATTATATTTATGGTGAAAAAGAAATGGGTGGCACGAGCTGGTTGTATCTGTCCGGCGTGCCGTTCAAGGATCTGGGTATGCGCGAGGATCTGGGCACCAAGGCCGCCGGGGAGCTGACCGCCGGTGCGCTGGGCGCGGTTCCGATCGTCGTCGGGCTTTGGCCGGTGCTGCTGACCGGTATTTATGCCGTTACCAAACGGAAAGAAAAAATCGCGCAGGAAGAGCGTGAAGCGGCTGTGGCCAATGCGGTCAATGAGACTCAGGCTGCAGCGGATAAACAGATGATGACCGCCCAGGAAAAGGCCGAGAAGGAAAAAGCCGCCGCGATAGAAAAAGCGGTAAAGCAGGCCCTGGCGGAAGCGGCCAAAGCGCAGGAAGAGGCTGCCAGGGCCGCGGAAAAAGAGCCCGAAGCTAAAGACACACAAGATAAGACAGAGGAGGACGCCTGA